A single Lolium perenne isolate Kyuss_39 chromosome 6, Kyuss_2.0, whole genome shotgun sequence DNA region contains:
- the LOC127305276 gene encoding G-type lectin S-receptor-like serine/threonine-protein kinase SD2-5 has product MGPAVLFLVLAAAPLLLAAQSLKHYSTAKPSTTWINNAVFFDNRTNVRDIFTMVHHSRSTPYITAGFFCASSSSSSSSFSSSSTCNEFLFAVAICFTMYGVGPQQVVWSANRDRPVRENATLELTTYGNLVLRDVDGSHVWSSNSSGRSVVGMLITEIGNLLLFDHTNTTVWQSFDHPTDILVLGQSLVEGMRLTTSTSATNMTENQFYITVHPDGLYAYIGSTPAQCYFTDLMLRNDTGNDPTKATFNNGSLTIFGMYTTDLDILDNTIMLPQSDFCQYMRLESDGHLRLYEYDLFRGSWTVVYDVMQIDDCDYPTVCGEYGVCNRGQCTCPLENNSSSSYFKPVDDRKPNLGCTPVTPVSCTEIQHHRLLTIPNISYYDKYMNFDAINYEETTIDGCKQACLKNCSCMAVLFKGEKCVWVTKVFSMKSIQPETIGYNSSAYLKVQLSLSSENKTKMQLSPSNENKMKVILAATLGVVTTLVLLVIIVALYLQRRRKYEEKDEEFDFDQLPGMPTRFSFEMLRACTEGFIKKLGEGGFGSVFEGKLGENRVAVKRLEGARQGKKEFLAEVETIGSIEHINLVGLIGFCAEKSERLLVYEYMSRGSLDRWIYYRHNNAPLDWCTRCRIIMDIAKGLCYLHEECKRKIAHLDIKPQNILLDDNFNAKVADFGLCKLINRDQSKVVTRMRGTPGYLAPEWLTSSITEKVDVYSFGVVIMEIISGRKNIDNSQPEEDVHLINLLREKEQNNQLVDLIDKHSDDMVSRKEEVIRMMKLAVWCLQHDCTRRPSMSTVIKVLEGVTRIETFNANSLMFVQDNRSTYSAPSQASILSGPR; this is encoded by the coding sequence ATGGGTCCTGCCGTTCTCTTCCTCGTGCTGGCTGCAGCACCTCTGCTCTTGGCGGCGCAGAGCTTGAAACACTATTCCACGGCCAAACCCTCAACAACTTGGATTAACAATGCTGTTTTCTTCGACAACCGCACCAACGTCCGCGACATCTTCACCATGGTGCATCACAGCAGGTCTACACCTTACATCACCGCAGGGTTCTTTtgtgcctcctcctcctcctcctcctcctccttctcgtcGTCGTCTACGTGCAAcgagttcctctttgcggtagccATTTGCTTCACGATGTACGGCGTCGGCCCTCAGCAGGTGGTTTGGTCTGCCAACCGGGATCGCCCTGTTAGAGAGAATGCAACCCTTGAGCTTACCACATATGGAAACTTGGTCCTCCGTGATGTTGATGGTAGCCACGTCTGGTCAAGCAACAGCTCGGGCCGATCTGTAGTTGGCATGCTGATCACAGAGATCGGCAATCTGTTATTGTTTGATCACACAAATACGACTGTGTGGCAGTCATTTGATCATCCTACTGACATATTGGTCCTGGGGCAGTCACTTGTGGAAGGTATGAGGCTCACAACAAGTACTTCTGCAACAAATATGACCGAGAATCAGTTTTATATCACTGTACACCCGGATGGATTATATGCTTATATTGGATCCACACCAGCACAGTGCTACTTCACGGATCTCATGCTACGTAACGACACAGGAAATGATCCAACAAAGGCCACATTCAACAATGGAAGCCTCACCATCTTTGGGATGTATACCACAGATCTAGACATATTGGACAACACTATCATGCTGCCACAATCTGACTTCTGTCAGTACATGAGATTGGAGTCAGATGGACATCTAAGGCTGTACGAGTATGATTTGTTTCGTGGCAGTTGGACTGTGGTATATGATGTAATGCAAATTGATGATTGTGATTACCCAACAGTTTGCGGAGAGTATGGGGTATGCAACAGGGGGCAATGCACATGTCCACTTGAGAACAATTCAAGTTCAAGCTACTTCAAGCCAGTGGATGATCGCAAACCTAATCTTGGTTGCACGCCAGTAACTCCAGTCTCTTGTACAGAAATACAGCACCATCGGCTCTTGACCATTCCAAACATTTCTTACTATGATAAATACATGAATTTTGATGCAATAAATTATGAAGAAACAACCATCGATGGCTGCAAGCAAGCCTGCTTGAAGAACTGCTCCTGCATGGCCGTTTTGTTCAAAGGTGAAAAATGTGTGTGGGTGACAAAGGTCTTCTCCATGAAATCAATACAACCTGAAACTATTGGTTACAACTCCTCTGCTTACCTGAAGGTGCAACTTAGCCTCTCATCTGAAAACAAAACAAAGATGCAACTTAGCCCCTCAAACGAAAACAAAATGAAAGTGATATTAGCTGCTACACTTGGAGTTGTCACTACTCTTGTATTGCTTGTCATTATTGTCGCACTTTATCTACAAAGGAGGAGAAAGTATGAAGAGAAGGATGAAGAGTTTGATTTTGATCAATTGCCTGGAATGCCGACAAGGTTTTCTTTTGAAATGTTGAGAGCATGCACGGAAGGTTTCATCAAGAAGCTCGGAGAGGGTGGGTTTGGATCTGTATTTGAAGGGAAATTAGGTGAAAACAGAGTTGCAGTGAAACGTCTGGAAGGTGCAAGACAAGGAAAGAAAGAATTTTTGGCAGAGGTCGAGACCATTGGCAGCATTGAACACATCAATCTTGTTGGTCTGATTGGCTTTTGTGCAGAGAAGTCTGAGAGGCTTCTCGTATATGAATATATGTCAAGAGGGTCACTTGATAGGTGGATCTATTACCGCCATAACAATGCCCCACTTGATTGGTGCACTCGATGTAGGATCATTATGGATATTGCCAAGGGCCTATGCTATCTTCACGAGGAATGCAAGCGAAAAATTGCTCATTTGGACATCAAGCCACAAAATATTCTGCTGGATGATAACTTTAATGCCAAAGTGGCAGATTTTGGACTATGTAAGTTAATAAATAGGGACCAAAGCAAGGTAGTAACTAGGATGAGAGGAACACCTGGATATCTGGCACCTGAATGGTTGACGTCGTCAATCACTGAAAAAGTCGATGTCTACAGCTTTGGAGTTGTTATAATGGAAATAATAAGTGGAAGAAAAAACATTGACAACTCGCAGCCCGAGGAGGATGTTCATCTCATAAATTTGTTACGAGAAAAAGAGCAAAACAACCAGCTGGTTGATCTGATCGACAAGCATAGTGATGATATGGTCTCACGCAAGGAGGAAGTGATTCGAATGATGAAGCTTGCAGTGTGGTGCCTGCAACATGATTGCACTCGAAGGCCCTCCATGTCAACGGTGATCAAGGTATTGGAAGGTGTGACACGCATAGAAACTTTTAACGCGAATTCTCTCATGTTTGTTCAAGATAACCGATCGACATACTCAGCCCCATCTCAAGCATCAATCTTATCTGGCCCAAGATGA
- the LOC127305277 gene encoding silicon efflux transporter LSI2, producing MAMEPTVKVALGTASFAIFWVLAVFPAVPFLPIGRTAGSLLGAMLMVLFNVITADEAYAAVDLPILGLLFGTMVVSVYLERADMFRHLGRLLSWRSQGGKDLLVRTCVVSALASALFTNDTCCVVLTEFILKIARQNNLPPKPFLLALASSANIGSAATPIGNPQNLVIAVQSGISFGDFVFGILPATLVGVVVNAGMLLCLYWRELSDEKCVDVAHDDAVEVVEEDDVTSHRFTPATMSHPRGRGARLIDGSSGSPDAAGGCEAHCCCCCEPEKPDADATKVGIHQRRGGAVGVNGAVVAKEEEAYNSVEEKEELAMEEWKNKLWKTCVYVITFGMLVALLLGLNMSWSAITAALALIVLDFKDARPCLEKVSYPLLLFFCGMFITVDGFNKTGIPSAFWEFMEPYARIDTPTGVVILALVILFLSNVASNVPTVLLLGARVAASAAAISPAAETNAWLLLAWVSTVAGNLSLLGSAANLIVCEQARRSRQFGYTLSFFSHLQFGFPATLVVTGIGLLLIKSN from the exons ATGGCGATGGAGCCGACGGTGAAGGTGGCACTGGGCACGGCGTCGTTCGCCATCTTCTGGGTGCTggcggtgttcccggcggtgccgTTCCTGCCCATCGGCCGCACGGCGGGGTCGCTGCTGGGCGCCATGCTCATGGTGCTCTTCAACGTCATCACCGCCGACGAGGCGTACGCGGCCGTGGACCTGCCCATCCTGGGCCTGCTCTTCGGCACCATGGTGGTGAGCGTGTACCTGGAGCGCGCCGACATGTTCCGGCACCTGGGCCGGCTGCTCTCGTGGCGGTCGCAGGGCGGCAAGGACCTGCTCGTCCGCACCTGCGTCGTCTCCGCGCTCGCGTCGGCGCTCTTCACCAACGACACCTGCTGCGTCGTGCTCACCGAGTTCATCCTCAAGATCGCGCGCCAGAACAACCTGCCGCCCAAGCCCTTCCTGCTGGCGCTCGCGTCCAGCGCCAACATCGGGTCGGCGGCGACGCCGATCGGCAACCCGCAGAACCTTGTCATCGCGGTGCAGAGCGGGATATCCTTCGGCGACTTCGTGTTCGGGATCCTCCCGGCGACGCTGGTCGGCGTCGTGGTGAACGCGGGGATGCTGCTGTGCTTGTACTGGAGGGAGCTGTCGGACGAGAAGTGCGTCGACGTGGCGCACGACGATGCCGTCGAGGTCGTGGAGGAGGACGACGTCACCTCGCACCGGTTCACGCCGGCCACCATGTCGCACCCGCGCGGCCGCGGCGCCAGGCTGATCGACGGCTCCAGCGGCTCCCCTGACGCGGCCGGAGGCTGCGAGGCgcactgctgctgctgctgcgagcCGGAGAAGCCCGACGCCGACGCAACCAAGGTTGGGATCCACCAGagacggggcggggccgtcggCGTGAACGGCGCGGTGGTGGCGAAGGAGGAAGAAGCGTACAACTCggtggaggagaaggaggagctgGCCATGGAGGAGTGGAAGAACAAGCTGTGGAAGACGTGCGTGTACGTCATCACCTTCGGCATGCTCGTCGCGCTGCTGCTGGGGCTCAACATGTCCTGGAGCGCCATTACCGCCGCCCTCGCGCTCATCGTCCTCGACTTCAAGGACGCCCGTCCCTGCCTCGAGAAG GTTTCCTACCCACTGCTGCTATTTTTCTGTGGGATGTTCATCACGGTGGACGGCTTCAACAAGACCGGCATTCCCAGCGCATTCTGGGAGTTCATGGAGCCTTACGCGCGCATCGACACGCCAACCGGTGTAGTGATCCTTGCGTTGGTGATCCTTTTCCTCTCCAACGTCGCCTCGAATGTCCccaccg TCCTCCTTCTCGGCGCGCGAGTGGCGGCCTCGGCGGCGGCGATCTCCCCAGCCGCGGAGACCAACGCGTGGCTGCTCCTGGCCTGGGTGAGTACGGTGGCCGGAAACCTCTCCCTGCTGGGATCGGCCGCGAACCTCATCGTCTGCGAGCAGGCGCGCAGGTCCCGACAGTTCGGGTACACGCTCTCCTTCTTCAGCCACCTCCAGTTCGGCTTCCCGGCCACGCTCGTCGTCACCGGGATCGGGCTGCTCCTTATCAAGAGCAACTGA